The following are encoded together in the Paraburkholderia sp. BL10I2N1 genome:
- a CDS encoding universal stress protein: MQIAYLGFAGSTQIEAEAGAQFVRLERFAKHISGCHLAIEATAAGSGHRQYEVRLILVTRTNDLIPVEHSLAEDSDVALRMAFDAAVRLVEQRIGRSGISPAPDMRISQSVFSGRFNHMEQTVMYDHMLVAVDGSESSKRALAEAISMASVSQGKITAVYVLESSTTFAYAGEYDPLALTRAMRSDGERVLADARAQMAQHDVAGDAEIVETEGLSEDVASCLQRTLERIGADLVVLGTHGRRRIRRMVIGSVAERFVRFSTCPVLLVREGRQAL, from the coding sequence ATGCAGATAGCGTATCTGGGGTTTGCCGGGTCGACGCAAATCGAAGCTGAGGCGGGCGCGCAGTTCGTGCGGCTCGAGCGCTTCGCGAAGCATATCTCTGGTTGCCACCTGGCGATCGAAGCGACCGCTGCGGGGTCCGGGCATCGCCAGTACGAAGTGCGCCTCATTCTGGTCACGCGCACGAACGATCTTATCCCCGTCGAACATTCCCTGGCCGAGGATTCCGATGTCGCATTGCGCATGGCGTTCGACGCTGCGGTCAGGCTTGTCGAACAGAGGATCGGGCGATCCGGAATCTCACCCGCGCCGGATATGCGAATATCGCAGAGCGTTTTTTCTGGTCGTTTTAATCACATGGAGCAGACCGTCATGTATGACCATATGCTGGTTGCAGTGGATGGTAGCGAATCCTCGAAGCGCGCGCTTGCGGAAGCCATTAGTATGGCATCCGTGTCGCAGGGGAAGATCACTGCAGTTTATGTGCTGGAGAGTTCCACGACGTTTGCCTATGCGGGCGAATATGACCCGCTCGCGTTGACGAGGGCGATGCGTAGCGACGGCGAGCGCGTACTTGCAGATGCACGCGCGCAGATGGCGCAGCACGACGTCGCCGGCGACGCAGAGATCGTCGAGACTGAGGGACTCTCCGAGGACGTTGCCAGTTGTCTGCAACGCACGCTGGAACGTATCGGGGCAGACCTCGTCGTGCTTGGCACGCACGGCCGGCGCCGCATCCGGCGAATGGTGATCGGTAGCGTCGCCGAGCGCTTTGTCAGATTTTCGACGTGCCCCGTACTGCTGGTGCGGGAAGGACGACAAGCACTTTAA
- a CDS encoding DUF2964 family protein, with translation MIRAEHRIVIAAVAVFVSLGGMVTAIRGLLFDLDSLTRYGVIIAGIGVACLAFMLNPRPTDRP, from the coding sequence ATGATACGCGCGGAACACAGGATCGTCATAGCAGCTGTTGCCGTATTTGTCTCGCTGGGCGGGATGGTGACTGCGATTCGCGGCCTGCTGTTCGACTTGGATAGTCTGACGCGGTACGGCGTGATCATCGCTGGCATTGGTGTGGCGTGCCTTGCGTTCATGCTCAATCCGCGGCCCACGGACCGGCCATGA
- a CDS encoding DUF3564 family protein — MRITVHLDTFDRVHPCAYAILWLDDKTHKWSREGHFGLELPEWGTWSTDSGNTLIRAPHDMRSLCMLDGLDMRGASGPFEGETGAAHWRGDEGLLRAEGHWHVQCIDHDPADAEHSVFADDDLG, encoded by the coding sequence ATGCGCATTACGGTCCATCTCGATACGTTTGACAGGGTCCATCCCTGCGCATATGCCATTCTCTGGCTCGATGACAAGACTCACAAATGGTCCCGCGAGGGTCACTTCGGCCTTGAGCTTCCCGAATGGGGCACCTGGTCGACCGACTCCGGCAACACGTTGATTCGCGCCCCGCACGACATGCGCTCCCTATGCATGCTCGACGGACTGGACATGCGCGGCGCAAGCGGACCATTCGAGGGCGAAACGGGCGCCGCGCACTGGCGCGGCGACGAAGGTCTGCTGCGCGCGGAGGGGCACTGGCATGTGCAGTGCATCGATCACGATCCGGCCGACGCTGAACATAGCGTATTTGCGGACGATGACCTCGGATAA
- a CDS encoding cytochrome C, which yields MNALQSTCVNFGIVSLLVAASNTVLAQSEPSALIDQHHCMFCHTNDAPFLAPSFQQISERYRKAPNARVMLENKLRLGGKAHWGDIAMPLPADRGGPITPEDAHTLIIWVLSQ from the coding sequence ATGAACGCCCTTCAAAGCACCTGCGTCAACTTCGGTATCGTTAGCCTGCTCGTCGCGGCGAGCAACACGGTGCTGGCTCAATCTGAACCGTCGGCGCTGATTGACCAGCACCATTGCATGTTCTGCCACACCAATGACGCCCCTTTTCTTGCGCCCTCCTTCCAGCAGATCTCCGAACGCTATCGCAAGGCGCCGAACGCACGGGTCATGCTCGAAAACAAGCTGCGGCTCGGTGGCAAGGCCCATTGGGGCGATATCGCGATGCCCCTGCCGGCCGATCGCGGCGGACCGATAACGCCCGAGGACGCCCACACACTGATCATATGGGTACTGAGTCAATAA
- a CDS encoding nitroreductase: protein MLAPSSHNTQPWHFIVDGDAITLCADRLRALSVVDPFDRELIISCGAALFNLRAALSHLGLAYAITLFPSSADPDVLAHLKIVPDGHCDATLAPLFEAIARRVTNRAAFSSEPVSPDVQQRLREAGMAEGADVICIDAVGERERIAELIAEADLVQFHDPRFRRELASWIHSSRREDGMPALSAGLHVLQDVAAPLVALAIRTFDLGDGMAATHRSLVTGSPLFLCLATGVDDAPAWLAVGQALERVLLTAVIEGLSASYLNQPIEVDTLRDRLLATPGLDTMPQLLLRIGRGTPVEHSPRRPLATVMS from the coding sequence GTGCTCGCGCCGTCCAGCCACAATACGCAACCTTGGCATTTCATCGTCGACGGCGACGCTATCACGCTGTGTGCCGACCGCCTGCGCGCCCTGTCTGTCGTTGATCCGTTCGACCGCGAACTGATCATCAGCTGCGGCGCAGCGCTTTTCAATCTGCGCGCCGCATTGAGTCACCTGGGGCTTGCCTATGCCATCACTTTGTTCCCGTCGTCCGCCGATCCGGATGTCCTCGCGCATCTGAAGATCGTGCCCGACGGACATTGTGACGCCACGCTGGCGCCGCTATTCGAGGCGATTGCCAGGCGCGTCACCAACCGTGCGGCATTCTCCAGTGAACCCGTGTCGCCCGACGTCCAGCAAAGGCTGCGCGAAGCTGGCATGGCCGAGGGTGCCGACGTCATCTGCATCGATGCGGTGGGCGAGCGCGAGCGTATCGCCGAGCTCATCGCCGAAGCAGACCTCGTGCAGTTCCACGACCCACGCTTTCGACGTGAACTGGCGAGCTGGATTCACTCAAGCCGCCGCGAGGATGGTATGCCGGCGCTGTCGGCCGGCCTTCACGTGCTTCAGGACGTCGCGGCGCCGTTGGTCGCGCTGGCGATTCGCACGTTCGACCTGGGTGACGGAATGGCGGCGACGCACCGGTCGCTGGTTACGGGTTCGCCGCTCTTTCTGTGCCTTGCAACGGGCGTCGATGACGCGCCCGCGTGGCTGGCAGTCGGCCAGGCACTGGAGCGTGTGCTGCTGACAGCAGTTATTGAGGGATTGAGCGCCTCATATCTCAATCAACCGATCGAAGTCGATACCTTGCGCGACAGGCTACTCGCAACACCCGGTCTCGACACGATGCCACAACTGCTTCTGCGTATCGGTCGAGGAACGCCGGTGGAACATTCGCCACGCCGCCCGTTGGCGACCGTGATGTCGTAA
- the fnr gene encoding fumarate/nitrate reduction transcriptional regulator Fnr, which produces MPRALNGTSSATAVNRPTSRCSSCAMRAVCLPQGLSPLDLQRLDAIICSTRMVRQGEALYRTGDAFQSMYAVRAGSFKTVVMHRDGREQVTGFHLAGDALGLDGVSTGHHSFDAIAIEDSNVCIIPFHLLESLCREVKGIQQHVHRMMSSEIVRESVLMLLLGTMSAEQRVAAFLLNLSTRLRARGYSSAEFNLRMTREEIGSYLGMKLETVSRMFSKFQREGLVDARGKQIRILNPDGLERV; this is translated from the coding sequence ATGCCGCGCGCCCTCAATGGAACGTCCTCTGCAACTGCGGTAAATCGGCCGACCTCGCGCTGCTCCAGTTGCGCCATGCGCGCCGTCTGCCTGCCGCAGGGCCTCTCGCCCCTTGACCTTCAGCGCCTCGACGCGATCATCTGCTCGACGCGCATGGTCAGGCAGGGAGAGGCGCTCTATCGCACGGGCGATGCTTTCCAGAGCATGTATGCGGTGCGTGCAGGGTCGTTCAAGACCGTCGTCATGCATCGCGACGGACGCGAGCAGGTGACCGGCTTTCATCTCGCGGGCGACGCACTCGGTCTGGATGGCGTGAGCACAGGCCATCACAGCTTCGATGCGATTGCCATCGAAGACAGCAACGTCTGCATCATCCCGTTTCACCTGCTCGAATCGTTGTGCCGGGAGGTCAAGGGAATCCAGCAGCACGTGCACCGGATGATGAGCAGCGAGATCGTCCGGGAATCCGTCCTGATGCTGCTGCTGGGCACGATGTCGGCCGAGCAGCGTGTCGCGGCCTTCCTGCTCAATCTTTCGACCCGGCTCAGGGCTCGCGGCTACTCGTCGGCGGAGTTCAACCTGCGGATGACGCGCGAGGAAATCGGCAGCTACCTCGGCATGAAACTCGAAACCGTCAGCCGCATGTTCTCGAAATTCCAGCGTGAGGGGCTGGTCGATGCGCGCGGCAAACAGATTCGCATCCTCAACCCTGACGGACTGGAGCGTGTCTGA
- a CDS encoding universal stress protein codes for MYKRIFAAIDGSPAAQLALEEAVKLAQAADATVTAICVVPHATQLTDLGPAFVDVLPTGTVATDAATAALQDADECFRQAHVRGVARVIDSWGEDIAGVLSRAADECEADLVVMGTHGRRGWRRTLMGSVAESFVRTTDLPVLLVRHDPDVEPIPSGL; via the coding sequence ATGTACAAGCGAATCTTCGCCGCAATCGACGGCAGTCCGGCTGCGCAGCTTGCGCTCGAGGAAGCGGTGAAGCTGGCGCAGGCGGCAGATGCCACGGTGACGGCTATTTGCGTCGTGCCGCACGCAACTCAACTTACAGATCTCGGCCCCGCTTTTGTCGACGTACTGCCGACCGGCACCGTGGCAACCGACGCAGCAACGGCGGCGCTCCAGGACGCAGACGAATGCTTCCGGCAAGCTCACGTACGCGGCGTCGCCCGTGTGATCGATTCCTGGGGCGAAGACATCGCCGGCGTTCTCAGCCGCGCGGCCGACGAATGCGAGGCCGATCTCGTCGTGATGGGCACCCACGGACGCCGCGGCTGGCGGCGGACGCTTATGGGTAGTGTTGCCGAGTCTTTCGTCCGGACGACTGATCTGCCCGTATTGCTCGTCCGGCACGATCCGGACGTCGAGCCGATCCCTTCAGGTCTGTAA
- a CDS encoding universal stress protein — protein MSYKSIAVHLDTSERAHPRLELALQIAKHFDAHLTGVFSVFTPDPRSFYVMAGTAAYYPDHEAQRHERRAAIERLFRAEATRARIAADWITTDEYANIAVPRIARCTDLIVAGQDDPNDPEAYVGEHFPEDLVMSAGRPVLFVPYAGSFASTGARVTVAWDGSREATRAVHDALPFMQHAKLTTIVTINGAKDEPPGSRIPGADIAAVVARHGVNVEVRDITVSPGASIGEALLSHAADHGSDLLVMGAYGHARWQELVMGGATRSVLKSMTVPTLMSH, from the coding sequence ATGAGCTACAAAAGCATCGCTGTTCATCTCGACACGAGCGAACGTGCCCACCCGCGACTCGAACTCGCCCTGCAGATCGCCAAACACTTCGACGCCCATCTCACGGGCGTGTTTTCGGTGTTCACGCCCGATCCGCGCTCGTTCTATGTCATGGCGGGCACGGCTGCGTACTACCCCGACCACGAAGCCCAGCGGCATGAGCGGCGTGCGGCAATCGAGCGCCTGTTTCGCGCCGAAGCCACGCGCGCCAGGATCGCCGCCGACTGGATCACCACGGACGAGTACGCGAACATCGCTGTTCCGCGCATCGCCCGCTGCACCGACCTGATCGTTGCCGGTCAGGACGATCCGAATGATCCCGAGGCTTATGTCGGCGAGCATTTCCCGGAAGACCTTGTCATGTCGGCCGGGCGTCCGGTGCTGTTCGTTCCTTACGCAGGCAGCTTCGCGTCGACGGGGGCACGCGTGACCGTCGCGTGGGACGGCAGCCGCGAAGCCACGCGTGCGGTTCACGACGCGCTGCCCTTCATGCAGCACGCAAAACTGACGACGATCGTCACCATCAACGGGGCAAAAGACGAGCCGCCCGGCAGCCGGATTCCCGGCGCCGATATCGCGGCGGTCGTAGCGCGCCACGGGGTCAACGTCGAAGTCAGGGACATCACCGTGTCGCCGGGCGCATCGATCGGCGAGGCCCTGCTGTCGCACGCGGCCGACCACGGAAGCGACCTGCTGGTGATGGGCGCGTACGGTCACGCCCGCTGGCAGGAACTGGTGATGGGCGGCGCGACCCGCTCGGTGCTGAAGTCGATGACGGTGCCCACGCTGATGTCGCACTGA
- a CDS encoding bifunctional aminoglycoside phosphotransferase/ATP-binding protein gives MRTKPPLSPRRPLHVAQREHAAQRDWRRVDNAMQRAGSYRHPAGRIRRIETHISVIYLAGRFAYKVKKPVNPGFVDLTRPAARLRYCNEEVRLNRRLARGLYLEVVPIVSTGRSFRVGGPGKAAGHAVKMRRFAEADVFSQLLECGELGVPHVARFACELAAFHGHASGAQQRNAPRTAFGSSALVREQMTGVLNALEREAPALVPVEVHLWCQQEATRLAPHFDARRRMGFVRECHGDLHLDNIMRKGGDIAMFDCIEFSDALRWIDVASDLAFPLMDLKVRGHDDLAAHLLNDWLQLTGDFGALSVMRFYMVYRALVRALVAILKAPVARTADGYASARAYVAFARRTVRADPPCLLLCHGYSGSGKSAASAALAPLIGAIRLSSDVERKRERPLSRPVFRALPAAAYTSHAIHTHYTALLAITRDALVAGYPMLVDATFLKELDRRRFIELANMLSMPVFILNFHARPRTLVERVRGRASGPFQTSDAGTLVLVRQLANEEPLSPEECLMTISFDTDVARNSFGHLQYWQPLLEQLGADRVASKEEAAIV, from the coding sequence ATGCGCACCAAACCTCCACTGTCCCCCCGCCGGCCTCTTCACGTTGCGCAGCGAGAACATGCAGCGCAACGCGACTGGCGCCGCGTCGACAACGCGATGCAGCGTGCAGGCTCGTATCGTCATCCCGCAGGTCGGATTCGCAGGATCGAAACGCACATTTCCGTGATCTATCTCGCTGGACGCTTCGCCTATAAGGTCAAAAAGCCAGTCAATCCGGGTTTCGTTGATCTCACGCGACCAGCCGCGCGGCTGCGGTACTGCAACGAAGAGGTCAGGCTCAACCGGCGTCTCGCGCGCGGGCTGTATCTCGAGGTCGTGCCGATAGTCTCGACAGGCAGGAGCTTCAGGGTGGGGGGCCCCGGAAAGGCTGCTGGACATGCAGTAAAGATGAGGCGTTTCGCCGAGGCGGACGTGTTTTCGCAACTGCTTGAATGCGGCGAACTGGGTGTCCCGCACGTCGCCCGTTTCGCATGCGAGCTGGCTGCATTTCATGGTCATGCTTCAGGCGCACAGCAGCGCAACGCGCCACGCACAGCGTTTGGATCATCCGCCCTCGTGCGTGAGCAGATGACAGGCGTGCTAAACGCACTTGAACGTGAAGCGCCTGCGCTCGTCCCTGTCGAGGTGCATCTGTGGTGCCAGCAGGAGGCAACGCGACTCGCCCCGCACTTCGATGCGCGCCGCCGCATGGGATTCGTGCGCGAGTGTCACGGCGATCTGCATCTCGACAACATCATGCGAAAGGGCGGCGACATCGCGATGTTCGACTGCATTGAATTCAGCGATGCGTTGCGCTGGATCGACGTGGCCAGTGACCTCGCATTCCCGCTGATGGACCTCAAGGTTCGCGGTCACGACGATCTTGCGGCACATTTGCTGAACGACTGGCTTCAGCTCACAGGTGACTTTGGGGCGCTTTCGGTGATGCGCTTCTACATGGTTTACCGGGCGCTCGTGCGAGCGCTTGTCGCGATATTGAAGGCGCCCGTCGCACGGACTGCTGATGGTTATGCATCGGCGCGCGCCTATGTGGCATTTGCCCGCCGCACCGTGCGGGCCGATCCACCGTGTCTGCTGCTCTGCCACGGCTATTCAGGGTCAGGGAAATCCGCAGCCAGTGCAGCGCTCGCGCCGCTGATCGGCGCGATTCGTTTGTCCAGCGACGTAGAGCGCAAACGCGAACGGCCGCTTTCGCGACCCGTGTTTCGAGCGCTACCCGCCGCTGCGTACACTTCGCACGCGATTCATACTCACTACACCGCGTTGCTCGCCATCACACGCGACGCGTTAGTCGCGGGCTATCCGATGCTGGTCGATGCCACGTTCCTCAAGGAACTCGACCGCCGGCGGTTTATCGAGCTTGCGAACATGCTGTCGATGCCCGTCTTCATTCTGAATTTTCACGCGCGCCCGCGGACACTGGTCGAACGTGTGAGGGGGCGAGCGTCTGGCCCCTTCCAAACCTCAGACGCCGGCACGCTGGTGTTGGTCCGGCAACTGGCCAACGAGGAGCCACTGTCCCCCGAGGAATGCCTGATGACAATCAGCTTCGATACGGATGTGGCACGCAACTCATTCGGTCACCTTCAGTACTGGCAGCCGTTGCTGGAACAACTGGGCGCGGATAGGGTTGCCTCGAAGGAAGAAGCGGCCATCGTTTGA
- a CDS encoding Hsp20/alpha crystallin family protein produces the protein MSNVTRYDPLSMEPISELFQGLFRPLRGLAASEGTLAEMKIDVAESDTSYTVKAELPGVDKKDIDVKIDGNVVSINAKVERSKEQKEGERVIRRERYSGAISRSFSLGSEINETTATAQYQDGVLSLTLPKKAASEQKRLQID, from the coding sequence ATGAGCAACGTAACCCGTTATGACCCACTCTCAATGGAGCCCATATCCGAGTTGTTTCAGGGACTGTTTCGACCACTTCGCGGCCTCGCGGCCAGCGAAGGGACGCTTGCGGAAATGAAGATCGACGTGGCGGAGAGCGACACATCCTATACGGTCAAGGCCGAGCTGCCTGGCGTTGACAAGAAGGATATTGATGTAAAGATCGACGGCAATGTCGTGTCGATCAATGCCAAAGTGGAACGCAGCAAGGAGCAGAAAGAGGGCGAGCGCGTGATTCGACGCGAGCGCTATTCGGGCGCGATCAGCCGGTCGTTCTCGCTTGGTAGCGAGATCAACGAGACAACCGCGACCGCGCAGTATCAGGATGGTGTGTTGTCACTGACCCTGCCGAAGAAAGCAGCGTCGGAACAGAAGCGTTTGCAGATCGACTGA
- a CDS encoding transposase → MPIEKDWHGRPEIDYTRIYRAFRRWESDGCLDAIFEASVFRLHGDHRLDTRIIHGDGTTTAAKKGGDNLGFSGHKKLKGCKVVALCDRNCNVIAPFVRAPGNRNESPLLREALPRLTSIARAVGLDLRGTVMSLDGVYDCRPNRKAIFNRGMVPNINPNSRGRKGPKRGRKPLFDPAIFKERFRTIERVFAWEDKFRRLLLRFERLSHLHYALKTLAYTMINIRHYCRS, encoded by the coding sequence TTGCCCATCGAGAAGGATTGGCACGGCCGTCCCGAGATCGATTACACACGCATTTATCGCGCCTTCCGGCGCTGGGAATCGGACGGATGCCTTGATGCCATTTTCGAGGCTTCGGTGTTCAGGCTTCATGGCGATCACCGCCTGGACACGCGCATCATCCATGGCGATGGCACCACAACCGCCGCGAAGAAAGGCGGCGACAATCTCGGCTTCAGCGGCCACAAGAAGCTCAAGGGCTGCAAGGTGGTTGCCCTGTGTGACCGGAATTGCAACGTCATCGCGCCGTTCGTCAGAGCACCGGGCAATCGCAATGAATCACCGCTGTTACGAGAAGCGCTGCCGCGCCTCACGAGCATCGCCCGTGCGGTGGGGCTGGATCTGCGGGGCACGGTCATGAGCCTGGATGGCGTGTACGATTGCCGGCCCAACCGCAAAGCCATTTTCAATCGCGGCATGGTGCCTAACATCAACCCTAATTCGCGCGGCAGAAAAGGACCGAAGCGCGGGCGCAAGCCGCTGTTCGATCCGGCCATCTTTAAAGAACGGTTCAGGACAATCGAGCGGGTGTTCGCGTGGGAAGATAAGTTCCGGCGCCTGCTGCTGCGCTTCGAGCGACTCAGCCACCTGCACTACGCATTGAAAACCCTCGCGTACACGATGATCAATATTCGGCACTACTGCCGAAGCTGA
- a CDS encoding BrnA antitoxin family protein, giving the protein MNANKRATRTEWVDPDDAPELTDEFFERADEYAGEKLVRRGRPAGSHKTATTIRFDDDILEAFRATGPRWQSRLNAAVRDWLKTHSPDEVTT; this is encoded by the coding sequence ATGAACGCGAACAAGCGCGCTACGCGTACAGAGTGGGTTGATCCGGACGACGCACCGGAGCTCACGGATGAATTTTTCGAGCGCGCCGACGAGTACGCGGGCGAGAAGCTGGTGCGCCGCGGACGCCCGGCGGGCAGCCACAAGACGGCGACAACCATCCGTTTTGATGACGACATACTGGAAGCCTTCAGGGCAACCGGGCCACGCTGGCAATCACGATTGAATGCCGCCGTGCGCGACTGGTTAAAGACGCACTCCCCTGACGAAGTGACGACATGA
- a CDS encoding BrnT family toxin codes for MQIEFDNNKRDRTMAERGLDFARADEVFAGRHFTAEDQREDYSEPRYITVGALDGRMVVMVWTPRGEARRIISMRKANEREQARYAYRVG; via the coding sequence ATGCAGATCGAATTCGACAACAACAAGCGCGACAGAACCATGGCCGAACGCGGTCTGGATTTCGCCCGCGCCGACGAAGTCTTCGCCGGTCGCCACTTCACCGCGGAAGACCAGCGTGAGGATTACAGCGAACCGCGATACATCACCGTCGGCGCGCTGGATGGGCGGATGGTCGTGATGGTCTGGACACCGCGCGGCGAGGCTCGCCGCATCATCAGCATGAGGAAGGCAAATGAACGCGAACAAGCGCGCTACGCGTACAGAGTGGGTTGA
- a CDS encoding DUF1376 domain-containing protein has product MKGQSKKADIWMPLFISDYLADTSHLSAAEHGAYLLMIMHAWMNGGALPAGDDRLRRVARMDAKEWNEARSELIGYFYAADDGSLRHRRIDDELVRSNANIDQRSKAGKASALVRKQKKEAEQAAQRNGNESSTSVATHVQREPQREGERDSQRNGKPPPPPTKNQGGGITTDGGCARDDAPRGRVR; this is encoded by the coding sequence ATGAAAGGGCAGTCAAAAAAGGCCGACATCTGGATGCCGCTGTTCATCTCCGATTACTTGGCCGACACGTCGCACCTGAGTGCTGCCGAGCATGGCGCCTACCTGCTCATGATCATGCACGCCTGGATGAACGGAGGTGCTTTGCCGGCAGGAGACGACCGCTTGCGCCGGGTCGCCCGCATGGACGCGAAGGAATGGAACGAGGCCAGGAGCGAGTTGATCGGCTACTTCTACGCAGCCGATGATGGAAGCCTGCGCCATCGTCGTATCGATGACGAGCTAGTGCGCTCCAACGCCAATATTGACCAGCGATCGAAGGCGGGAAAAGCATCGGCACTTGTTCGGAAGCAGAAGAAGGAGGCCGAACAGGCCGCTCAACGAAACGGCAACGAAAGTTCAACGAGCGTTGCAACGCATGTTCAACGAGAGCCGCAACGGGAAGGTGAACGAGACTCTCAACGAAACGGCAAACCTCCACCTCCACCTACTAAAAACCAAGGCGGCGGCATAACGACCGACGGTGGTTGCGCGCGCGACGACGCACCTCGCGGGCGGGTACGCTGA
- a CDS encoding phage portal protein — protein MSDIQILDHRGVPITGDGQHPGVKAAAWKSGQIASRELAYWRPSLRSADRDMLPEKAIVEGRAHDLARNNGYARGALQSQKDRVVGASYRLQLKPDHKLLGIGFEEADEWATLVEREFTLYAEDPECLIDATRQRTFTQILRECIGTEMLQGEAILRSTSAERSRRRTSASSR, from the coding sequence ATGAGTGATATCCAGATCCTGGACCATCGCGGGGTACCTATTACTGGCGACGGTCAGCACCCGGGCGTGAAGGCGGCTGCATGGAAGTCTGGCCAGATTGCCAGCCGCGAACTTGCTTACTGGAGACCGTCTCTCCGAAGCGCCGATCGCGACATGCTGCCGGAAAAGGCGATTGTCGAAGGGCGTGCTCACGATCTTGCGCGTAACAACGGCTACGCGCGCGGCGCCCTGCAGTCGCAAAAAGATCGTGTTGTCGGTGCTTCGTACCGGCTGCAGCTCAAGCCGGATCACAAACTGCTCGGCATCGGTTTTGAAGAGGCTGACGAATGGGCCACACTCGTCGAGCGCGAGTTCACGCTCTATGCCGAGGATCCCGAGTGCCTGATTGACGCAACGCGTCAACGCACGTTCACGCAGATCTTGCGGGAATGCATTGGCACGGAGATGCTGCAGGGAGAGGCGATACTCCGCTCGACATCTGCCGAAAGGTCGCGGCGTCGAACATCGGCTTCCAGCAGATGA
- a CDS encoding SRPBCC family protein, with amino-acid sequence MTTGTVHLQRVLRATPERIYRAFLEPDAIAKWLPPYGFTCQIHHMDAHEGGTHKMSFRNFSTGNSHSFGGEYIELVPFEKIRYSDRFDDPNLPGQMHVTVSLRQVSCGTELTIVQEGVPEVIPVELCYLGWQESLVQLAKLVEPEIPD; translated from the coding sequence ATGACTACCGGAACCGTCCATCTCCAACGCGTCTTGCGCGCGACTCCCGAACGCATCTATCGCGCCTTCCTCGAACCCGATGCTATAGCAAAGTGGCTTCCGCCCTACGGGTTCACCTGTCAGATCCACCACATGGATGCCCACGAGGGCGGAACTCACAAGATGTCGTTCCGCAACTTCAGCACCGGCAACAGCCACTCGTTCGGCGGCGAGTACATCGAACTGGTGCCGTTCGAGAAGATCCGCTACTCGGACCGCTTCGACGACCCGAACCTGCCAGGCCAGATGCACGTCACCGTCTCATTGCGACAGGTGTCCTGTGGAACCGAGCTCACCATTGTGCAAGAGGGCGTGCCCGAGGTCATTCCTGTGGAGTTGTGCTACCTCGGCTGGCAGGAGTCGCTGGTTCAGTTGGCAAAATTGGTCGAGCCCGAAATCCCCGACTGA
- a CDS encoding NAD(P)H-dependent oxidoreductase, with translation MSTLLHIESSPRKSRSASLDVAHSYLEAWRDAHPDHRIDVLDLWATQLPELDGDALDAKYADLGGTPLSEGQQQAWAGFRQLAQRMYDADTLLISVPLWNFSIPYKLKHFIDAVSHRDILFSFDERGLAGLLKGKKAVVIYARGLDYSKQSSTPAESFDFQRPFFEAWLRLIGITDIESIIVEKTLFGPEVDHTGRQAAREQAVALVDAASASVDG, from the coding sequence ATGTCGACCTTGCTGCATATCGAATCCTCCCCGCGCAAGTCGCGGTCCGCATCACTCGACGTTGCGCACTCGTATCTGGAGGCCTGGCGCGACGCTCATCCGGATCATCGGATCGACGTGCTCGACCTGTGGGCGACTCAATTGCCGGAACTCGACGGCGACGCGCTCGATGCCAAATACGCGGACTTGGGCGGCACGCCTCTCAGCGAAGGCCAGCAGCAAGCGTGGGCAGGTTTCCGGCAGCTAGCGCAGCGGATGTACGACGCGGATACGCTGCTGATCTCCGTGCCGCTGTGGAATTTTTCCATCCCATACAAGCTCAAGCATTTCATCGACGCCGTGTCCCACCGGGACATCCTCTTCTCATTCGACGAGCGTGGGTTAGCGGGATTGCTGAAGGGCAAGAAAGCAGTCGTGATCTATGCGAGAGGCCTCGACTATTCAAAGCAGTCGAGCACGCCCGCCGAGTCGTTCGACTTTCAGCGGCCGTTTTTTGAAGCGTGGCTGCGCCTCATCGGTATCACCGATATCGAATCGATCATCGTCGAGAAAACGCTCTTTGGACCTGAGGTCGATCACACGGGCAGACAGGCTGCGCGCGAACAGGCAGTAGCGCTGGTAGACGCGGCTTCAGCTTCGGTTGATGGCTGA